In the Leptospira sp. WS4.C2 genome, one interval contains:
- the fliQ gene encoding flagellar biosynthesis protein FliQ, which produces MTEVDVVNLLREAFIVTLKISSPILITALVVGLIVGILQTTTSIQEPTIAFVPKLVSIFAVIVFFSAWMVRVMTDYTREIFFMIEKI; this is translated from the coding sequence ATGACAGAAGTCGATGTAGTCAATTTACTCCGGGAAGCATTCATAGTGACTTTAAAGATTTCTAGTCCGATACTCATTACGGCTCTGGTTGTGGGACTGATTGTTGGTATTTTACAAACAACCACTTCCATCCAAGAACCAACCATCGCCTTTGTTCCGAAACTGGTTTCTATATTTGCCGTGATTGTGTTTTTTTCTGCCTGGATGGTACGAGTGATGACAGACTACACTCGTGAAATTTTTTTTATGATAGAAAAGATATGA